AGCGCCAGGTAGGCGTCGGGCAGGTCGGTGATCGGGCTACCGTCGTTGAGGATGAAGGTCATGCCGCGCGCAATGCTGAGCATGCCGAGGGTGGCCACGAAGGGCGGGATCGAAAGGTTGGCCACCATGAAACCGTTGACCACGCCGAGCATCGCCCCGGCGAACATCCCCGCGCTGACCGCCGCCAGCAGGCCGTAGCCCTGGGTCGCGACCATGGCGCTGCACAGGCCGGCAAACGCCAGGATCGAGCCCACCGAGAGGTCGATGCCCTTGGTCAGGATCACGTAGGTCATGCCTACGGCAAGGATGCCGTTGATGGAGGTCTGGCGCAGGATGTCCATCCAGTTGCGCCAGGTCATGAAGTATTCGCTGGAAAACGCCATCACCACGCACAGCAGGATAAACACCAGTGGCAGGCCGAAGCGGTCGAGGGACAGGCGCAAGGTGTTGCGCGGTGCGGCGGAAACGGGCGCAACGTCAGTTTTGGCATTCATGAGGCAAGACTCAACAAGGCTTCCTGGGAAAGGGCGGTGTCGCTGCTGATGGTCACCAGGCGTCCGCCCTTGAATACGGCGATGCGATCGCTCAAATGCAGCAGCTCCGGGGCTTCCGACGACACCACGATGGCGGCGCCACCGGCGCGCACGAACTGGTCCAGCAGGTGGTAGATCTCCTGCTTGGCGCCTTCGTCGATGCCCCGGGTCGGTTCATCGCAGAGCAGGCACACCGGCTCGGTGGACAGGCACTTGGCGAGTACCACTTTTTGCTGGTTGCCGCCGCTCATGGAGGCCACCGGCAAGTCCAGCGAGCTGGTCTTGATCTGCAGGCGCTTGACCATGTCCTTGGCCAGTTGGGCTTCCTTGCGTGCGTTGATCAGCGACCAGCTCGACAAGCGCTTGTAGGCCGACAGCGCAATGTTGGACAAAATGCTGCCGGTCAGGACCAGTCCACTGTCCTTGCGGTCTTCGGTGACCAGCGACATGCCGGCATTGATCGTCGCCTTGGGCAGCCCGATGGGCATGGGCTTGCCTTGCAGCGTGACGCTGCCGGCGTCCGGCGTGGTCAGGCCATAGATGCAGTTGAGAAATTCGCTGCGCCCCGAGCCCATCAGGCCATAGATGCCCAGGATTTCGCCCTGGCGCAGTTGCAGGCTGATATCGTGAAACTCGCCGTGGCGGCTGAGGTTGTCGACCTGCAGGCAGGTGGTGGCGGCGCACTCACGGCCGACCTTGTGGTCGATGCGGGTCAGCTCCTGGCCGACGATGCCGCGCACCAGGTGGTTGCGGTCGATATCGGCCATGCGCCCGCTTTCCACAAAGGCGCCATCGCGGAAGATGCTGTAGTCGTCGGCGATCTGCGCCAGTTCGCTCAACCGGTGGGACACATACACGATGCCCGCGCCGCGCGCGGTGAGGCGGCGAATGGCCTTGAACAGGGTTTGCGCCTCGTGCTCACCGATGGCCGAGGTGGGTTCGTCCATGATCATCACCTGGCAGTCATGGCTGAACGCCTTGGCGATTTCCACCAGCTGGATCTGCGCCACGCTCAAGCGGTGCATGGGGCGGGTGGGGTCGACGTCGAACTCCAGGCCTTCGAGCAGCTCGCGGGTGCGGCGGTTGAGGGCTTTGCTGTCGACAATACAACCGGCGCGGCGCGGTTCGCGGCCCAGCCAGATGTTTTCGGCGACGGTCATGTAGGGAATGGGTTCCAGCTCCTGGGTGATCATCGCGATCCCCGCCGCCAAGGCTTCGCTCGGGCGGTTGAACTGCACGGGGGCCCCGTTGAGCAGAATGCTGCCGGCGTCGCGCGGGGTAATGCCCATCAGGATGCTCAGGAAGGTCGACTTGCCTGCGCCATTGCCGCCGCACAGGGCGTGTACGCTGCCGGCCCGCAAGCAAAGGCGTCCGTCACGCAGGGCAGGTACCCCGGCGTAAGCCTTGGCGACATGTTCAGCCTGGAGCAGTAATGGCGTGGCCATCGGCGTGTCCTCGTGCTGTGAATTCTTATTAGGTCGCACAGTCATGGTTTGCTGTGAACATATGTGTATCAAATGAAATTCTGATCAGTCAATGCCTTTCACTTAAAAGTGCTGATTCTCATATTTTGCGCTGCATTCAGCTTTTAAAGCGCTGTTGACTGCAGGGTCAGTAAAAACAAGCTTGACAGAAAGGGCTATCTGCACGCGAAATGACTGATAGAAATTTCACCGAATGATCATATGATCAGTCAAATGCAAACTCACGGCAGCGGAGCCAGACGCCATGAACACACCTTTCCCGGTGGCTATCGGATGCGATGAAGCGGGTTTTGAGCTCAAGGAGTTGTTGAAACGGCATATCGAGGCGCTGGGCTACCCGGTGACCGACTTCGGTACGCATTCCACCGCACCGGTGCTTTACCCGGACATTGCCCTGGCCGTGGCCAACGCCATCACCGCCGGGCAACAGCGCCTCGGCGTGCTGGTGTGCGGCACCGGGATCGGTATGGCGATCTCGGCCAATAAAGTGCTGGGTATTCGCGCAGCCCAGGCCCACGACACCTACTCGGCGGAGCGCGCGCGCAAGAGCAACGATGCGCAGATCCTGTCCATCGGTGCGCGCGTCATCGGCGCCGAACTGGCCAAGAGCATCGTCACCGCGTTCCTGGCGTCGGAGTTCGAGGCTGCGCGTTCAGGGGCCAAGGTCGAGCGCATCAATGCGATCGAGCGTGATGGGCATCAGTAGTGGACGGCACGGGGCAAGAGTCGGGAGAATGCGCCTTTGACGCCGAAACGGAAGCCCGTCCCCATGAGTGACAGTACCCAGCGCATGGCCAGCGATATCGATCAGATGACCGAAGTGGCGATGCTCTATTACCTTGAGAACGTCACTCAGGAGGTCATCGCCAAGCGCTTCGACCTGTCGCGGGCCAAGGTCAGCCGTTTGCTCAAGCGTGCGCGCGATGAAGGCATCGTCGAGGTGCGCGTGCTGCAACATCCGGCGATGAACAACGAGCTGGAGCGGGCGCTGGTCGAGCGCTTCAAGCTGGATCGCGCCTTGATTGCGGTTGACCACAGCGATCCGGACACCCAGCGCTCGGCCGTCGCCAGCCTGGTAGCCAACTACCTGAATAAAACCCTGGGTGACGGCATGATCGTCGCGGTGGGCATGGGCCGTAATGTCGGCGCGGTGGCAGATAACGTGTTTCTGCCGGTGACGCGCAACTGCACATTTGTCTGCGCCATCGGCGGTTCGCTCAAGGCGGGGGAATACATGAACCCCGACCATATCTGCCGGCGCCTGGCCCTGCGCTTTGGCGGCGAAAGCGAAAGCCTGTACGCCCCGGCGCTGGTGGCCAACCCGGAACTGCGCGGGGTGCTGATCAATAACGACACAGTGCGCTCCACCCTGGACCGCGCGCGCCGCGCCGATATTGCGCTGATCGGCATCGGCGACATGAGCGAAAACAGCAACATGGTGCGCATGGGCTGGTTCTCGCCGCAGGAAATCGCCCAGGCACGCTTGTCCGGCACGGTGGGCGACATGATGGGCTATGACTTTATCGATATTCACGGCCAGCCGGCGGTCAACGCCATTCAGGGGCGGGTCATCGGGCTGACGGTGCAGGAGCTGTTTCGCATTCCGGACGTGGTGGCGATTGCCAGTGAGAACACCAAGGCGGCGGCGACCCTGGGCGCGTTGCGCTCCGGGGTGATCAATACCCTGGCGACGACAGTGACGAACGCCCACACCATCTTGGCATTGGACGACGCCACCCGAAAATCCTGACACGCCGCCGGGTCAAAATGTGGAAGGGGGCTTGCCCCCGATAGCGGTGTATCAACTTGCATGTTTATAGCTGGAAGACCGCCATCGGGGGCAAGCCCCCTCCCACATGGGGTTGGTGTAGGTTTTGAGGACAGGTTTTGTAATAGTTTTGCGTTGTAGGTAAATCGTATTTGGGCTGTAGGATTCAAGTCCTTTCGTTACCTCAGGACGTGCATGAACACCCTCTCGGAGCCTCCCAGTCGTCTTTCCCCAAGACACCTGCTGTCACTGTCTTCGCCCCAACCCCCCTTGTTGCATCGACTAACCTTGTCCCGGTCCAATGACCGTGCTTCGTCGTGCCCGGCATTCTTGAATACAGAGACTCTATAAATGGAATGGTTAGCGGATCCAACGGCCTGGCTCGGCCTTGCGACCTTGATTGTGCTGGAACTGGTACTGGGTATCGACAACCTGGTGTTTATCGCGATCCTCGCGGACAAGTTGCCGCCGGAGCAGCGCGACCGTGCGCGCTTGATCGGTTTGTCCCTGGCCTTGCTGATGCGCCTGGGCCTGCTGGCGAGTATCTCTTGGTTGGTGACGCTGACCCAGCCGCTGTTCGAGGTGTTCG
Above is a genomic segment from Pseudomonas sp. R5-89-07 containing:
- a CDS encoding sugar-binding transcriptional regulator, yielding MSDSTQRMASDIDQMTEVAMLYYLENVTQEVIAKRFDLSRAKVSRLLKRARDEGIVEVRVLQHPAMNNELERALVERFKLDRALIAVDHSDPDTQRSAVASLVANYLNKTLGDGMIVAVGMGRNVGAVADNVFLPVTRNCTFVCAIGGSLKAGEYMNPDHICRRLALRFGGESESLYAPALVANPELRGVLINNDTVRSTLDRARRADIALIGIGDMSENSNMVRMGWFSPQEIAQARLSGTVGDMMGYDFIDIHGQPAVNAIQGRVIGLTVQELFRIPDVVAIASENTKAAATLGALRSGVINTLATTVTNAHTILALDDATRKS
- a CDS encoding ABC transporter permease → MNAKTDVAPVSAAPRNTLRLSLDRFGLPLVFILLCVVMAFSSEYFMTWRNWMDILRQTSINGILAVGMTYVILTKGIDLSVGSILAFAGLCSAMVATQGYGLLAAVSAGMFAGAMLGVVNGFMVANLSIPPFVATLGMLSIARGMTFILNDGSPITDLPDAYLALGIGKIGPIGVPIIIFAVVALIFWMVLRYTTYGRYVYAVGGNEKSARTSGIGVRKVMFSVYVVSGLLAGLAGVVLSARTTSALPQAGVSYELDAIAAVVIGGTSLSGGTGSIVGTLFGALLIGVINNGLNLLGVSSYYQQVAKGLIIVFAVLIDVWRKKKR
- a CDS encoding sugar ABC transporter ATP-binding protein, with product MATPLLLQAEHVAKAYAGVPALRDGRLCLRAGSVHALCGGNGAGKSTFLSILMGITPRDAGSILLNGAPVQFNRPSEALAAGIAMITQELEPIPYMTVAENIWLGREPRRAGCIVDSKALNRRTRELLEGLEFDVDPTRPMHRLSVAQIQLVEIAKAFSHDCQVMIMDEPTSAIGEHEAQTLFKAIRRLTARGAGIVYVSHRLSELAQIADDYSIFRDGAFVESGRMADIDRNHLVRGIVGQELTRIDHKVGRECAATTCLQVDNLSRHGEFHDISLQLRQGEILGIYGLMGSGRSEFLNCIYGLTTPDAGSVTLQGKPMPIGLPKATINAGMSLVTEDRKDSGLVLTGSILSNIALSAYKRLSSWSLINARKEAQLAKDMVKRLQIKTSSLDLPVASMSGGNQQKVVLAKCLSTEPVCLLCDEPTRGIDEGAKQEIYHLLDQFVRAGGAAIVVSSEAPELLHLSDRIAVFKGGRLVTISSDTALSQEALLSLAS
- the rpiB gene encoding ribose 5-phosphate isomerase B gives rise to the protein MNTPFPVAIGCDEAGFELKELLKRHIEALGYPVTDFGTHSTAPVLYPDIALAVANAITAGQQRLGVLVCGTGIGMAISANKVLGIRAAQAHDTYSAERARKSNDAQILSIGARVIGAELAKSIVTAFLASEFEAARSGAKVERINAIERDGHQ